One genomic segment of Profundibacter amoris includes these proteins:
- a CDS encoding GNAT family N-acetyltransferase, giving the protein MTGMPTLIIRPLKAADEQQWRRLWHDYLAFYETSLPEDVYASSFARLLGDDPQDFNGLVAELDGKLVGLTHYLFHRHGWKIENTCYLQDLYADPDVRGKGIGRALIEGVYAAADAAGAPAVYWLTQDFNTQARKLYDRIAVQTPFIKYQRP; this is encoded by the coding sequence ATGACTGGCATGCCCACCCTGATCATCCGCCCGCTAAAAGCCGCTGATGAACAACAGTGGCGCCGGTTGTGGCATGATTATCTGGCGTTTTACGAAACATCGCTTCCAGAAGATGTCTACGCCAGCAGCTTTGCCCGCCTTCTGGGCGATGATCCGCAGGATTTCAACGGGTTGGTCGCTGAACTGGATGGCAAACTGGTGGGGCTGACCCACTACCTGTTTCACCGCCACGGCTGGAAAATCGAAAACACCTGTTATTTGCAAGACCTCTATGCCGATCCGGATGTGCGCGGCAAGGGCATTGGCCGCGCCCTGATCGAAGGCGTCTATGCGGCAGCCGATGCCGCCGGTGCCCCCGCCGTTTACTGGCTGACACAGGATTTCAACACCCAAGCCCGCAAACTATACGACCGCATCGCGGTCCAGACCCCGTTTATCAAGTATCAAAGGCCGTAA